From Microbacterium pseudoresistens, the proteins below share one genomic window:
- a CDS encoding polyribonucleotide nucleotidyltransferase has translation MEGPEITAAEAVLDNGRFGTRTVRFETGRLAQQAQGAVAAYLDEETMILSATSAGKHPREGFDFFPLTVDVEERSYAAGKIPGSFFRREGRPSTEAILVCRLIDRPLRPSFVDGLRNEVQIVITVLSIAPGEYYDALAINAASASTQISGLPFSGPIAGVRLALVPGHGQHEDQWVAFPNQAQVEEAVFDLMVAGRVVKKADGTEDVAIMMVEAEATENSWNLIKGGAVKPSEDIVAGGLEAAKPFLKQLVEAQAEMAKHSSKEPGVYPVFPAYEQATYDFIAKSATADLEKVYQIADKIERQNADDEVKDRVKAEVAAAIEAGTLPESAAGEISGAYKSVTKNIVRGRILAEGVRMDGRGLADIRPLDAEVQVIPRVHGSAIFQRGETQIMGVTTLNMLKMEQQIDSLSPTTSKRYMHHYNFPPYSTGETGRVGSPKRREIGHGFLAERALVPVLPSREEFPYAIRQVSEALGSNGSTSMGSVCASTLSLLNAGVPLRAPVAGIAMGLVSDEVDGQTRYAALTDILGAEDALGDMDFKVAGTSEFITAIQLDTKLDGIPSDVLAGALTQAKDARLTILNVLNAAIDAPDEMAPTAPRVISVQIPADKIGELIGPKGKTINAIQDETGAQISIEEDGTVYIGAVDGPSAEAARAQVNAIANPTNPEVGEQFLGTVVNVRDGLGAFVSLLPGKDGLLHISQLRKLNGGQRVENVGDIVSVGQKILVKISKIDDRGKLSLEPVVDEPAEDASKEAAPVEA, from the coding sequence TTGGAAGGTCCTGAAATCACCGCCGCCGAAGCCGTTCTCGACAATGGCCGATTCGGCACCCGTACCGTTCGTTTCGAGACCGGGCGTCTCGCCCAGCAGGCGCAGGGCGCCGTCGCGGCGTACCTCGACGAAGAGACGATGATCCTGTCGGCCACCAGCGCCGGCAAGCACCCCCGCGAGGGCTTCGACTTCTTCCCGCTGACCGTCGATGTCGAGGAGCGCTCGTACGCCGCCGGCAAGATCCCCGGCTCGTTCTTCCGCCGCGAGGGCCGCCCCTCGACCGAGGCGATCCTCGTGTGCCGTCTCATCGATCGCCCGCTGCGCCCGTCGTTCGTCGACGGCCTGCGCAACGAGGTCCAGATCGTCATCACGGTGCTCTCGATCGCACCGGGCGAGTACTACGACGCCCTCGCGATCAACGCGGCCTCGGCCTCCACGCAGATCTCCGGTCTGCCGTTCTCGGGCCCCATCGCCGGCGTGCGCCTTGCGCTCGTTCCTGGTCACGGCCAGCACGAGGATCAGTGGGTCGCGTTCCCGAACCAGGCTCAGGTCGAGGAGGCCGTGTTCGACCTCATGGTCGCCGGCCGTGTGGTCAAGAAGGCCGACGGCACCGAAGACGTCGCGATCATGATGGTCGAGGCCGAGGCCACAGAGAACAGCTGGAACCTCATCAAGGGCGGGGCCGTCAAGCCGAGCGAGGACATCGTCGCCGGTGGCCTGGAGGCCGCGAAGCCCTTCCTCAAGCAGCTCGTCGAGGCGCAGGCCGAGATGGCGAAGCACTCGTCGAAGGAGCCGGGCGTCTACCCGGTCTTCCCGGCCTATGAGCAGGCGACCTACGACTTCATCGCGAAGTCTGCGACCGCCGACCTCGAGAAGGTCTACCAGATCGCCGACAAGATCGAGCGCCAGAACGCCGACGACGAGGTCAAGGACCGTGTCAAGGCCGAGGTCGCTGCGGCCATCGAGGCGGGCACGCTGCCCGAGTCCGCTGCCGGCGAGATCTCCGGTGCGTACAAGTCGGTCACCAAGAACATCGTCCGTGGGCGCATCCTCGCCGAGGGCGTGCGCATGGACGGCCGTGGCCTTGCCGACATCCGCCCGCTCGACGCCGAGGTGCAGGTCATCCCTCGCGTGCACGGCTCGGCGATCTTCCAGCGCGGCGAGACCCAGATCATGGGCGTCACCACGCTGAACATGCTCAAGATGGAGCAGCAGATCGACTCGCTCTCTCCCACGACGAGCAAGCGCTACATGCACCACTACAACTTCCCGCCCTACTCGACCGGTGAGACCGGCCGCGTCGGGTCGCCGAAGCGTCGCGAGATCGGGCACGGCTTCCTCGCCGAGCGCGCCCTCGTGCCGGTGCTGCCCAGCCGCGAGGAGTTCCCGTACGCGATCCGTCAGGTCTCCGAGGCTCTCGGCTCCAACGGCTCGACGTCGATGGGCTCCGTCTGCGCATCGACCCTGTCGCTGCTGAACGCGGGTGTGCCGCTGCGCGCACCCGTGGCCGGCATCGCCATGGGCCTGGTCTCGGACGAGGTCGACGGGCAGACGCGCTACGCCGCGCTGACCGACATCCTCGGTGCTGAAGACGCCCTGGGGGACATGGACTTCAAGGTCGCCGGAACCAGCGAGTTCATCACTGCGATCCAGCTCGACACGAAGCTCGACGGCATCCCCTCGGATGTGCTGGCTGGCGCGCTGACGCAGGCGAAGGACGCGCGTCTGACGATCCTGAACGTGCTGAACGCCGCGATCGACGCTCCTGACGAGATGGCGCCCACTGCGCCGCGCGTCATCAGCGTGCAGATCCCGGCGGACAAGATCGGCGAGCTGATCGGCCCGAAGGGCAAGACGATCAACGCGATCCAGGACGAGACCGGTGCGCAGATCTCCATCGAGGAGGACGGCACGGTCTACATCGGCGCCGTCGACGGACCGTCGGCCGAGGCCGCCCGTGCGCAGGTGAACGCGATCGCCAACCCGACGAACCCCGAGGTCGGCGAGCAGTTCCTGGGCACGGTCGTGAATGTGCGCGACGGCCTGGGCGCCTTCGTGTCGCTCCTGCCCGGCAAGGACGGTCTGCTGCACATCAGTCAGCTGCGCAAGCTCAACGGCGGACAGCGCGTCGAGAACGTCGGCGACATCGTGAGCGTCGGTCAGAAGATCCTCGTGAAGATCTCGAAGATCGATGACCGCGGCAAGCTGTCGCTGGAGCCCGTGGTCGACGAGCCCGCCGAGGACGCGTCGAAGGAGGCCGCGCCCGTCGAGGCGTGA
- a CDS encoding LLM class flavin-dependent oxidoreductase gives MQFGLMSVSDITQNPTTGETPSEAERIQATVAIATHAEEAGLDVFAIGEHHNPPFWSSSPTTFLAYIAAQTKRIIVSTSTTLITTNDPVRIAEEYAMLQHLSGGRMDLMMGRGNTGPVYPWFGKDIRQGLPLAIENYALLHKLWTEDVVDWEGTFRTPLQGFTSTPRPLDGVAPFVWHGSIRTPEIAEQAAYYGDGFFANNIFWPASHYQRLIGLYRQRWEHYGHGAPETAIVGLGGQAFIAKNSQDAVAQFRPYFDNAPVYGHGPSMEDFTEMTPLTVGSPQQVIDRYAGMRELYGDYQRQLFLMDHAGLPLKTVLEQIDFLGEEVVPVLRRELAVDRPAEVPDAPTHAARVRAVYGDGPTRQARPGANRGDNLTAGSPYQDGGLPAPAGAAFGAAATTAKEN, from the coding sequence ATGCAGTTCGGCCTGATGTCGGTCAGTGACATCACTCAGAACCCCACGACGGGGGAGACGCCCAGCGAGGCGGAGCGCATCCAGGCGACCGTCGCCATCGCCACGCACGCCGAGGAGGCGGGACTCGACGTCTTCGCGATCGGCGAGCACCACAATCCGCCGTTCTGGTCCTCGAGCCCTACGACGTTCCTCGCCTATATCGCCGCGCAGACGAAGCGGATCATCGTCTCCACCTCCACGACGCTGATCACCACGAACGACCCGGTGCGCATCGCCGAGGAGTACGCGATGCTGCAGCATCTCTCCGGGGGTCGGATGGATCTGATGATGGGCCGCGGCAACACCGGCCCGGTCTATCCGTGGTTCGGCAAGGATATCCGGCAGGGCCTGCCCCTGGCGATCGAGAACTACGCGCTGCTGCACAAACTGTGGACCGAGGACGTCGTCGACTGGGAGGGAACCTTCCGCACGCCGCTGCAGGGCTTCACCTCCACGCCGCGTCCACTCGACGGCGTCGCACCCTTCGTCTGGCACGGTTCGATTCGCACGCCCGAGATCGCCGAGCAGGCCGCGTACTACGGCGACGGCTTCTTCGCCAACAACATCTTCTGGCCGGCCTCGCACTACCAGCGCCTCATCGGCCTGTACCGCCAGCGCTGGGAGCACTACGGTCACGGCGCACCCGAGACGGCGATCGTGGGCCTGGGCGGTCAGGCGTTCATCGCGAAGAACTCGCAGGATGCCGTGGCGCAGTTCCGCCCCTACTTCGACAACGCGCCGGTCTACGGTCACGGGCCGTCGATGGAGGACTTCACCGAGATGACGCCGCTCACCGTCGGTTCGCCGCAGCAGGTCATCGACCGCTATGCCGGGATGCGCGAGCTGTACGGCGACTACCAGCGCCAGCTGTTCCTGATGGACCACGCCGGTCTGCCGTTGAAGACGGTGCTGGAGCAGATCGACTTCCTCGGCGAGGAGGTCGTGCCGGTGCTGCGCCGCGAGCTGGCCGTCGACCGGCCCGCCGAGGTGCCGGATGCGCCCACGCACGCCGCCCGCGTACGCGCCGTGTACGGCGACGGCCCGACCCGCCAGGCCCGGCCCGGCGCCAACCGCGGCGACAATCTCACCGCGGGATCGCCCTACCAGGACGGCGGACTGCCCGCCCCCGCCGGTGCCGCATTCGGCGCCGCTGCTACGACCGCGAAGGAGAACTGA
- a CDS encoding GNAT family N-acetyltransferase yields MLTFRPARPDAPDARALLEEYFAARAADFPGGSYSPTFPAPDAFAEPDGVLLLANDEQGALVGCGAIRRLAVDAPGTVRFEVKHIFLRGDSRGRGWGVELMAELERRAIDWGATELVLDTHHTLVPAGRLYARLGYEQVEAYNDNPNATRWYRKAV; encoded by the coding sequence ATGCTCACGTTCCGTCCGGCCCGCCCGGATGCCCCGGATGCCCGCGCCCTGCTCGAGGAGTACTTCGCCGCGCGTGCCGCAGACTTCCCCGGCGGCAGCTACTCCCCGACGTTCCCCGCACCCGATGCGTTCGCCGAGCCCGACGGTGTGCTCCTGCTCGCGAACGACGAGCAGGGCGCCCTCGTCGGCTGCGGAGCCATCCGCCGACTCGCCGTCGATGCTCCCGGCACGGTGCGCTTCGAGGTGAAGCACATCTTCCTCCGCGGCGACAGCCGCGGCAGGGGCTGGGGCGTCGAGCTCATGGCCGAGCTGGAGCGACGCGCGATCGATTGGGGCGCCACCGAGCTCGTGCTCGACACGCATCACACCCTGGTGCCTGCCGGGCGCCTGTACGCCCGACTCGGCTACGAGCAGGTGGAGGCGTACAACGACAACCCGAACGCGACGCGCTGGTACCGCAAGGCCGTCTGA
- a CDS encoding isopenicillin N synthase family dioxygenase, whose translation MADLTLPILDLSRLDAGPEAARQFRDDLRAATHDVGFFYLTGTGISPELEARLHRAALDFFALPEQDKLAIENVTSPHFRGYTRIGGERTQGKVDWREQIDIGAERDAVEGGPAFNRLIGPNLWPAAQPELREVAEEWQDHLIGVSRKLLRAWALALGAEESYFDANFGEPSTLLKIVRYPGTDEPEPQQGVGAHKDSGVLTLLWVEPGKGGLQVERDGTWVDAPPVDGAFVVNIGELLEYATGGYLKATNHRVVSPKAPDERISIPFFFNPALDALLPIIELPADLAAQATGVTADPTNPIHSLYGENALKSRLRAHPDVAAIHHPDLVAAAAI comes from the coding sequence ATGGCTGATCTGACGCTCCCGATCCTCGACCTCTCCCGCCTCGACGCCGGCCCCGAGGCCGCTCGGCAGTTCCGCGACGACCTGCGCGCCGCGACGCACGACGTCGGCTTCTTCTACCTGACGGGCACGGGCATCTCCCCCGAGCTCGAGGCGCGTCTGCACCGGGCCGCGCTCGACTTCTTCGCCCTGCCCGAACAGGACAAGCTCGCGATCGAGAACGTGACTAGCCCGCACTTCCGCGGGTACACCCGTATCGGCGGCGAGCGCACGCAGGGCAAGGTCGACTGGCGCGAACAGATCGACATCGGCGCGGAGCGCGACGCCGTCGAGGGCGGCCCGGCGTTCAACCGCCTCATCGGTCCGAACCTGTGGCCGGCGGCGCAGCCCGAGCTGCGCGAGGTTGCCGAGGAGTGGCAGGATCACCTCATCGGCGTCTCGCGGAAGCTGTTGCGCGCCTGGGCGCTCGCCCTGGGTGCGGAGGAGTCGTACTTCGACGCGAACTTCGGCGAGCCCTCGACGCTGCTGAAGATCGTCCGCTACCCCGGCACGGACGAGCCCGAGCCGCAGCAGGGCGTGGGAGCGCACAAGGACTCGGGCGTGCTGACGCTGCTGTGGGTGGAGCCCGGCAAGGGCGGACTGCAGGTGGAGCGCGACGGCACCTGGGTGGACGCGCCGCCTGTAGACGGCGCGTTCGTCGTGAACATCGGCGAACTGCTCGAGTACGCCACGGGCGGCTACCTCAAGGCCACCAACCACCGTGTCGTGTCGCCCAAGGCCCCCGACGAGCGGATCTCGATCCCGTTCTTCTTCAACCCGGCGCTGGATGCGCTGCTGCCGATCATCGAACTGCCCGCCGATCTCGCCGCGCAGGCGACCGGTGTGACCGCCGACCCGACGAACCCCATCCACAGCCTGTACGGCGAGAACG
- a CDS encoding phosphotransferase: MQWQQIDLPEILAPFGLRPVGLPTVLEGGEDNGNFRVTTDHGEMVVREYRKSGIEKIRAELRLVGFLAEHGFPTPAPLPAGDEFVLEAKHPFAVFPWIEGDVPEAMTAALAARLGALLARMHVLTAGWIDRRVPVIDRVALLREAADSRPPLSGADAWRERIGRFLEDHADELDRLERLPTGPLHHDLHRQNVLVADGEVTALLDFDELNRGPLIVDVARVLQYAALDTPDLGLPDGMDEAVLAGYEAVRPLSEAERELLPVAFDLAGLVDSAIFVAHDAADVGVADLDECLSWRSYLRNTRPRRP, translated from the coding sequence GTGCAGTGGCAGCAGATCGACCTCCCCGAGATCCTGGCCCCGTTCGGCCTCCGTCCCGTCGGCCTGCCTACGGTGCTCGAAGGCGGCGAGGACAACGGCAACTTCCGAGTCACGACCGACCACGGCGAGATGGTCGTGCGCGAGTACCGGAAGTCCGGGATCGAGAAGATCCGCGCCGAGCTGCGGCTCGTCGGGTTCCTCGCCGAGCATGGCTTCCCCACTCCCGCGCCGTTGCCGGCGGGCGATGAGTTCGTGCTGGAAGCCAAACACCCTTTCGCGGTGTTCCCTTGGATCGAGGGTGACGTCCCCGAGGCGATGACCGCAGCTCTGGCCGCGCGCCTCGGAGCGCTCCTGGCCCGGATGCATGTGCTCACCGCGGGCTGGATCGACCGGCGCGTGCCGGTGATCGACCGAGTCGCTCTCCTGCGGGAAGCCGCGGACTCCCGGCCGCCGCTCTCCGGCGCCGACGCCTGGCGTGAGAGAATCGGGCGGTTCCTGGAGGACCACGCAGACGAGCTCGATCGGCTGGAGCGCCTCCCCACGGGGCCGCTCCACCACGACCTTCATCGACAGAACGTCCTCGTCGCAGACGGCGAGGTGACCGCACTCCTCGACTTCGACGAACTCAACCGCGGTCCGCTCATCGTCGATGTCGCCAGGGTGCTTCAGTACGCGGCGCTCGACACCCCGGATCTCGGCCTGCCGGACGGCATGGATGAAGCCGTCCTGGCCGGATATGAGGCGGTCCGGCCGTTGTCCGAGGCCGAGCGGGAGTTGCTTCCCGTCGCCTTCGACCTCGCCGGACTCGTGGACTCCGCGATCTTCGTCGCACACGATGCCGCCGATGTCGGAGTCGCGGATCTCGACGAATGCCTGAGCTGGAGGTCATATCTTCGCAATACGCGCCCTCGGCGGCCGTAG
- a CDS encoding aldo/keto reductase produces the protein MRLFGVGTATGSERVETAAAEHPSAPIPLVGPGVGECLRVALGATGIRVFPLMIGGAEFGWNTDTDSSHRILDRYVEFGGNAVHTADGFAAGRSEHIVGRWLRSRRRDDIVLGVRVGGHPDNPGLGSINLVRAVEASLTRLGVERIDVLYLDGAADQDAPLEDTLATAEWLVESGKVAALGAFGFSAERLVEARILSSAGYPRIDVLDEPYNLLRRAGFEGDLRLVAGAQGLAVTPSHALEHGFLSGRHRSKARALDGVRGQQLRSNINRRGIKALRALDLVAEELQVPVAAAAIAWLLAQRTITAPIVNAFSTEHVEELIQGAGVSLSRAQLGELSRAAA, from the coding sequence ATGCGTCTTTTCGGCGTAGGCACCGCAACCGGTTCGGAGCGCGTCGAAACCGCCGCCGCGGAGCATCCGTCGGCGCCCATCCCGCTCGTCGGTCCCGGTGTCGGCGAATGCCTGCGCGTCGCACTCGGCGCGACCGGCATCCGCGTCTTCCCACTCATGATCGGTGGTGCGGAGTTCGGCTGGAACACCGACACCGACTCGAGCCACCGCATCCTCGACCGCTATGTCGAGTTCGGCGGAAACGCCGTGCACACGGCCGACGGGTTCGCCGCCGGCCGCAGCGAGCACATCGTGGGCCGCTGGCTGCGCTCTCGTCGTCGCGACGACATCGTGCTGGGGGTACGGGTCGGTGGACATCCCGACAACCCCGGCCTCGGCTCGATCAACCTCGTGCGGGCGGTGGAGGCCTCGCTCACGCGGCTGGGCGTGGAGCGCATCGACGTGCTGTACCTCGACGGCGCCGCCGATCAGGACGCTCCCCTGGAAGACACCCTGGCGACGGCCGAGTGGCTCGTCGAGAGCGGCAAGGTCGCCGCTCTGGGAGCCTTCGGATTCTCGGCCGAACGCCTCGTCGAAGCGCGCATCCTCTCTTCTGCCGGATACCCGCGCATCGACGTGCTGGACGAGCCGTACAACCTGCTGCGTCGCGCGGGATTCGAGGGGGATCTGCGCCTCGTCGCGGGGGCGCAGGGTCTGGCGGTCACACCGTCGCACGCGCTGGAGCACGGCTTCCTCTCCGGGCGTCACCGCTCGAAGGCCCGGGCGCTGGACGGCGTGCGGGGACAGCAGTTGCGCAGCAACATCAACCGCCGCGGCATCAAGGCGCTGCGTGCTCTGGATCTCGTGGCCGAGGAGCTCCAGGTTCCCGTCGCCGCCGCGGCGATCGCCTGGTTGCTGGCCCAGCGCACCATCACCGCGCCCATCGTCAACGCATTCTCGACCGAGCATGTCGAGGAGCTCATCCAGGGGGCGGGCGTCTCGCTCAGCCGTGCCCAGCTGGGCGAGCTCAGTCGCGCCGCCGCGTAG
- a CDS encoding DUF5302 domain-containing protein, with product MSGNDDGNSSAAPSDEMKRKFKEALEKKNAHQRQGEAHLDGDSVVHHTAGAKTKREFRRKSG from the coding sequence ATGAGCGGCAACGACGACGGCAACAGTAGCGCAGCGCCCTCCGACGAGATGAAGCGCAAGTTCAAGGAAGCGCTGGAGAAGAAGAACGCGCATCAGCGTCAGGGCGAGGCGCACCTCGACGGCGACTCCGTCGTGCACCACACCGCCGGGGCCAAGACGAAGCGCGAGTTCCGGCGCAAGAGCGGCTGA
- a CDS encoding histidine phosphatase family protein, with product MTHYIYLVRHGEHQDAEYGVDDGPLSPRGRRQAELVADRLSGLPLDAIWHSPLLRAAETARAIAERLPAVTAEPSALLFDCIPTGMTDETPSTFEPFFGSVTEAEIEAGRAQMGDAVSEFLVRKPGDVHEVLITHNFVISWFVREVIEAPEWRWMTLNQAHCGLTVISQKQGRPWSLVAHNDLGHLPFELHTGLPDPIPV from the coding sequence GTGACGCACTACATCTATCTGGTCAGGCATGGCGAACACCAAGACGCCGAGTACGGCGTCGACGACGGTCCGCTCTCCCCGCGCGGTCGCCGCCAGGCCGAGCTCGTGGCCGACCGGCTCTCCGGGCTTCCGCTCGATGCCATCTGGCACTCTCCGCTGCTGCGCGCGGCAGAGACGGCGCGCGCGATCGCCGAACGCCTGCCGGCGGTCACGGCCGAGCCGTCGGCACTGCTGTTCGACTGCATCCCCACGGGGATGACCGATGAGACGCCATCGACCTTCGAGCCGTTCTTCGGGTCGGTGACCGAGGCGGAGATCGAGGCCGGCCGCGCGCAGATGGGCGATGCGGTCAGCGAGTTCCTCGTGCGCAAGCCGGGGGATGTCCACGAGGTGCTCATCACGCACAACTTCGTCATCTCGTGGTTCGTCCGCGAGGTGATCGAGGCGCCCGAATGGCGTTGGATGACGCTGAATCAGGCCCACTGCGGCCTCACCGTGATCTCGCAGAAGCAGGGCAGGCCGTGGAGCCTCGTGGCGCACAACGACCTCGGCCACCTGCCCTTCGAGCTGCACACGGGCCTGCCCGACCCGATACCGGTCTGA
- a CDS encoding acyltransferase family protein, protein MHGTTPESAGGAPPARRTKTRRVPFWDNARFACIVLVVLGHAVQRLTYDSKIALALYVAVYAFHMPAFAIISGYFSKSSPPTKRQMARVITDILVPYVVFEALWTLTKWLVEGRADPNLTQPSWTLWFLLALGIFRLVLPYLALLRWPLAWALLISLAVGYLPNVDSTFSLSRTLGLLFFFTFGWWLREHRIVERLGLLGRRPWWVGAIAAVVLAAAGWIAWAGLELWEAIDLRHWLFYEDAYADLAGEQWWAGGVRLVLMAIALILSAAFFALVPRRGLWWTAFGRYTMYVYLLHSFVLYPFRESGVLRGLDPTWFWLPAVVVASVLIALGLASKPVRTVLRPLIEPRPRWLIGDAALAGSGGHRNDPTGSRRPRDTPRR, encoded by the coding sequence ATGCACGGCACGACCCCGGAATCCGCTGGCGGTGCCCCGCCTGCGCGGCGCACGAAGACGCGGCGCGTGCCCTTCTGGGACAACGCCCGCTTCGCCTGCATCGTGCTCGTCGTGCTCGGCCACGCCGTGCAGCGCCTCACCTACGACTCGAAGATCGCCCTCGCGCTGTACGTCGCCGTCTACGCCTTCCACATGCCCGCCTTCGCGATCATCTCGGGCTATTTCTCCAAATCATCGCCGCCGACCAAGCGCCAGATGGCACGGGTGATCACCGACATCCTCGTGCCGTACGTCGTCTTCGAGGCGCTGTGGACGCTCACGAAATGGCTCGTCGAAGGACGCGCCGACCCGAACCTCACCCAGCCGTCGTGGACACTGTGGTTCCTGCTCGCCCTCGGCATCTTCCGGCTCGTGCTCCCCTACCTCGCCCTGCTACGCTGGCCGCTCGCCTGGGCGCTGCTGATCTCGCTGGCCGTGGGCTACCTCCCCAACGTCGACAGCACCTTCTCGCTGTCGCGCACCCTCGGCCTGCTGTTCTTCTTCACCTTCGGCTGGTGGCTGCGCGAGCATCGCATCGTCGAGCGCCTCGGACTGCTCGGTCGTCGCCCGTGGTGGGTGGGCGCCATCGCCGCGGTCGTGCTGGCTGCCGCGGGATGGATCGCCTGGGCGGGCCTGGAGCTGTGGGAGGCGATCGACCTGCGGCACTGGCTCTTCTACGAAGACGCCTACGCCGACCTGGCCGGCGAGCAGTGGTGGGCCGGCGGAGTGCGACTGGTCCTCATGGCGATCGCACTGATCCTCTCGGCCGCCTTCTTCGCCCTCGTGCCGCGGCGCGGCCTGTGGTGGACGGCATTCGGCCGCTACACGATGTACGTGTACCTGCTGCACTCCTTCGTGCTGTACCCGTTCCGCGAGTCGGGGGTGCTGCGCGGACTGGATCCCACCTGGTTCTGGCTTCCCGCGGTCGTCGTCGCCTCCGTGCTCATCGCGCTGGGCCTCGCCTCGAAGCCGGTGCGCACGGTGCTGCGCCCGCTCATCGAGCCGCGACCGCGCTGGCTGATCGGCGACGCCGCGCTGGCCGGATCCGGGGGGCACCGCAACGATCCAACGGGGTCGCGGCGACCGCGCGACACGCCTCGGCGCTGA
- the dapB gene encoding 4-hydroxy-tetrahydrodipicolinate reductase, which produces MTTRVALVGGNGKLGAIIRTVIDELDGFDVHAVLGSQSALSELDGADLVVDASTPSVSVDVVRAAVERGVNVLVGTSGWSAERIALVRPLVEAAGTGAVFIPNFSVASVLGSAISALAAPFFSSVEIIEAHRHTKIDSPSGTAVRTAELIAQARDGQGPVDAPHADQRARGQQISGIPIHSLRRPGVVARQEVILSGAGETLTITHDTVDSAGAYAPGIRLALPYARDARGVIVGLEHVIDLGITPSA; this is translated from the coding sequence ATGACCACGCGAGTTGCCCTGGTGGGCGGAAACGGCAAGCTCGGCGCGATCATCCGCACGGTGATCGACGAGCTGGACGGCTTCGATGTGCACGCCGTTCTCGGCTCGCAGAGCGCGCTGTCCGAGCTCGACGGGGCGGATCTCGTGGTCGACGCCTCGACTCCATCCGTCTCGGTCGATGTGGTCCGCGCCGCTGTCGAACGGGGGGTCAACGTGCTCGTGGGCACCTCCGGCTGGTCGGCCGAGCGCATCGCTCTCGTGCGCCCGCTCGTCGAGGCGGCGGGCACCGGGGCGGTCTTCATCCCGAACTTCTCCGTCGCCTCGGTGCTGGGCTCGGCGATCTCGGCGCTCGCCGCCCCGTTCTTCAGCTCGGTCGAGATCATCGAAGCGCACAGGCACACCAAGATCGACTCGCCCAGCGGCACGGCTGTGCGCACCGCCGAACTCATCGCCCAGGCGCGCGACGGGCAGGGGCCGGTGGATGCTCCGCACGCCGACCAGCGCGCCCGCGGTCAGCAGATCTCCGGCATTCCGATCCATTCCCTGCGCCGCCCCGGTGTGGTCGCACGGCAAGAGGTGATTCTGTCGGGCGCGGGGGAGACTCTGACCATCACGCACGACACCGTCGACTCCGCCGGCGCCTACGCGCCGGGGATCCGTCTCGCGCTGCCGTACGCCCGCGATGCGCGCGGAGTGATCGTGGGGCTCGAGCACGTCATCGATCTCGGGATCACACCGAGCGCATGA
- a CDS encoding OsmC family peroxiredoxin, producing the protein MSVTSEAAATWTGSLTEGSGTVSFSSSHLGTFPLDWKSRSEGSDTTTTPEELIAAAHSSCFSMALSHALAGNGTPPERVDTTASVTFKPGTGITGSHLNVNASVPGLDAETFQRIADEAKTGCPVSQALSGIEITLEATLA; encoded by the coding sequence ATGTCCGTCACGAGCGAAGCAGCAGCCACCTGGACGGGGAGCCTCACCGAAGGCTCGGGCACGGTCTCGTTCTCGTCATCCCACCTCGGAACCTTCCCGCTCGACTGGAAGTCGCGCTCGGAGGGGTCTGACACCACCACGACGCCTGAAGAGCTCATCGCGGCCGCGCACTCGTCCTGCTTCAGCATGGCGCTCTCGCACGCCCTCGCCGGCAACGGAACCCCGCCGGAGCGCGTCGACACCACGGCGTCGGTGACCTTCAAGCCCGGCACCGGCATCACCGGCAGCCACCTCAACGTCAACGCGAGCGTGCCCGGCCTGGACGCCGAGACCTTCCAGCGCATCGCCGACGAGGCAAAGACCGGCTGCCCGGTCTCGCAGGCGCTGTCGGGTATCGAGATCACGCTCGAAGCAACGCTGGCCTGA
- a CDS encoding FMN reductase, which yields MSARRIAVISAGLSTPSSTRMLADRLTAATATALGELTGPDGAPIEVSVDVVELRDLAHAITDNLLTGFASAELESAINTVVSADALIAVTPIFSTSYSGLFKSFIDVLDPDALRGMPVLLGANAGTARHSLAIDYALRPLFAYLHADTVSTGVFAASADWGGAGDDVAPLAARIEKGARELAEAMARRDARTGNDPFDPANYLGEGGSFGHLLGGLAGE from the coding sequence ATGAGCGCCCGTCGCATCGCCGTGATCTCGGCCGGCCTGTCCACGCCCTCGTCCACCCGGATGCTCGCCGATCGCCTGACCGCCGCGACGGCCACGGCACTCGGCGAGCTCACCGGACCCGACGGCGCGCCGATCGAGGTGTCCGTCGACGTGGTCGAGCTCCGCGATCTCGCCCACGCGATCACCGACAACCTGCTCACCGGCTTCGCCTCCGCCGAGCTCGAGTCGGCCATCAACACGGTCGTCTCCGCCGATGCGCTGATCGCCGTGACGCCGATCTTCTCGACGAGCTATTCCGGACTGTTCAAGTCGTTCATCGACGTGCTCGACCCGGATGCTCTGCGCGGCATGCCCGTGCTCCTGGGGGCGAACGCGGGTACGGCGCGTCATTCGCTCGCGATCGACTACGCCCTGCGCCCGTTGTTCGCCTATCTGCACGCCGATACCGTCTCGACCGGTGTGTTCGCCGCATCGGCGGACTGGGGAGGCGCGGGGGACGACGTCGCCCCGCTCGCTGCGCGCATCGAGAAGGGCGCGCGAGAGCTGGCAGAGGCGATGGCCCGCCGCGATGCGCGCACCGGCAACGATCCGTTCGACCCGGCGAACTATCTCGGCGAGGGAGGCTCCTTCGGCCACCTTCTCGGAGGACTCGCGGGCGAATAG